Sequence from the Sphingomonas suaedae genome:
GATGGCGGCGGGCTTCATGCTCCTGGCTGTTTCAGATTCGGTACAACTGGGCATCCCAGAGAGCGGTGTCAAACCGATGGCAAAAAATGGAGCAAAGGACACTTGACATGTAAAGCGACATTTACGTAAAGTGACCTTGTCATTTAACCAAGGGAGCTTTCCAATGCCTACTACAGCCGCAAAGCGCTATGTCTCTCGGTTCACGATCGTCATGACCGTCTATTGTCTGATGATCGGCGCCAATGTGGCGATCAGCCGGATGCTCGAACCCCCTTCGGCGGTGTTGGCGGCGATGGCAGTGCTGACCGCCCTGCCCATCATCGCCATGCTTGGCGTGCTCGGCATTTATCTCAAGGAAGAGACTGACGAGTTCGTGCGTGATCGAATCGTCGTTTCGATGCTGATCGGACTTGGCGTCCTGCTCTCGCTAACCTCGATCCTGGGCTTTCTTCAGTTCGAGGATCTGGTCGGCGATCTGCCCGTCTTCCTCGCCTTTCCGATCTGGTGCGGCGCATGGGGAATAACCCAGGGCATCCTGTCGTGGCGCGACAAGCGCGCGGACGGTGCAGCATGAAAAACCGCCTCCGGGTCCTCCGGGCCGAGCGGGCCTGGAGCCAACAGGATCTGGCCGAACGGCTCGAGGTCTCCCGCCAGAGCGTCAATGCGATCGAAACCGGCCGCTACGACCCCTCGCTCCCCCTCGCCTTCAAGATCGCCGACCTGTTCGCGCTGACCATCGAAGATATCTTCATCAACCCGTCCAAAGAGGGCTGACATCATGAACAAGCTGACCCTGTTCGCCGCGCTCGCCGCGGCCTGCCTCACCGCGCCTGCCGCACTCGCCGCGTCCAAGGCCGAAGCTACCGCCTCCGCCACTGCGGAAAAGCGCACGCCGCACATCTCGATCGTCGTGCTCGGCGAACCACGCAAAGACCGCGACCCCGTATATCTCATCCCCGGCCTGTCCAGCCCCCGCGCCGTCTGGGACGGCATCGCTCCCGATCTG
This genomic interval carries:
- a CDS encoding helix-turn-helix transcriptional regulator, with the translated sequence MKNRLRVLRAERAWSQQDLAERLEVSRQSVNAIETGRYDPSLPLAFKIADLFALTIEDIFINPSKEG